From one Phoenix dactylifera cultivar Barhee BC4 unplaced genomic scaffold, palm_55x_up_171113_PBpolish2nd_filt_p 000283F, whole genome shotgun sequence genomic stretch:
- the LOC120105440 gene encoding E3 ubiquitin-protein ligase RGLG2-like: MQFMNFTEIMSRNIANSRKETEFALAVLMEIPSQYKATIDLQLLGKGRGTPEMTALPPPIKSHGSAYSNPKYSHSSSSEQDS, translated from the exons ATGCAGTTTATGAACTTTACAGAGATCATGTCTAGAAATATTGCCAACAGCAGAAAGGAGACAGAGTTCGCGCTTGCAGTATTGATGGAAATCCCATCACAATATAAAGCAACAATAGACCTTCAACTTTTGGG TAAAGGAAGAGGAACACCAGAAATGACTGCTCTCCCTCCACCAATTAAAAGTCATGGTTCAGCATATTCAAATCCAAAATACTCACACTCAAGTAGCTCGGAGCAAG attcctga